A single Marinobacter sp. es.042 DNA region contains:
- a CDS encoding DNA-3-methyladenine glycosylase I: MENAERCPWCGEDPLYVHYHDTVWGRPEYDDLALFEKLCLDGQQAGLSWITILRKQHNYRAAYDDFNPERIVRYDEAKVEELLSDPGIIRNRLKVRSIIKNAQGYLDLREQGIGFSDFLWSFVGDKPIQNHWRAFSEVPTTTAESEAMSKALKRSGFTFVGPTIVYAFMQATGMVNDHLVQCPQHRECYLLSQ; the protein is encoded by the coding sequence ATGGAGAACGCTGAACGCTGCCCCTGGTGTGGTGAAGATCCGCTTTACGTGCACTATCACGACACCGTCTGGGGCCGCCCGGAGTACGACGATCTTGCCCTTTTCGAAAAACTCTGCCTGGACGGCCAACAGGCCGGCCTGAGCTGGATCACCATCTTGCGAAAACAGCACAATTACCGAGCCGCTTACGACGACTTCAATCCGGAAAGGATCGTCCGTTACGATGAAGCGAAGGTCGAGGAACTGCTGTCCGACCCGGGCATCATCCGCAACCGGCTCAAGGTCAGGTCGATCATCAAGAATGCGCAGGGCTATCTGGATCTGCGGGAACAAGGTATCGGTTTCAGTGATTTTCTCTGGTCTTTTGTTGGCGATAAACCAATCCAGAATCATTGGCGCGCCTTCTCCGAAGTACCGACCACAACCGCAGAATCCGAGGCCATGTCCAAAGCTCTGAAGCGGTCCGGTTTTACCTTTGTCGGCCCAACCATTGTGTACGCCTTCATGCAGGCGACCGGCATGGTGAATGATCATCTGGTTCAGTGCCCACAACACCGGGAATGCTATTTACTAAGCCAATGA
- a CDS encoding DUF6482 family protein: MRITLDQLRSLQSPVIDLLEILSLEGQHYMARLSMDNQTLLLSEKNGTTSLFRGAWQIQDTLASFDIRETQVVHPSAYHEMVGMEPTDVEPMRIRVQRQKP; encoded by the coding sequence GTGCGAATCACTCTTGACCAACTCAGAAGCCTGCAGAGTCCGGTTATCGACCTGCTTGAGATCCTCTCGCTTGAGGGCCAGCACTACATGGCCCGCCTGAGTATGGACAACCAGACCCTGCTCCTCTCGGAGAAAAACGGTACCACCAGCCTGTTCCGCGGCGCCTGGCAGATCCAGGACACCCTGGCGTCGTTCGACATTCGGGAGACGCAGGTAGTTCACCCCTCCGCTTACCACGAAATGGTGGGAATGGAACCGACCGACGTTGAACCGATGCGAATCCGGGTGCAGAGGCAGAAACCGTGA
- a CDS encoding DUF3429 domain-containing protein, with translation MIAVARLAILVGIAGLIPFIGLLAGLFFLPQYSVALLGYFYLYSAGILAFMAGVYWPIAMQLDNCCYPLSPLMTMLLSQVFFVAAGIGLLLPVSGQIVLYTSAYLALYLVDARWMKVYWPAWYLRLRLVLTSVVLVCQLTAAAWFLLLHTAH, from the coding sequence GTGATTGCTGTAGCGAGACTTGCCATCCTTGTTGGCATCGCGGGGTTGATCCCGTTTATCGGCCTCCTGGCGGGGCTATTTTTTTTGCCGCAATACAGCGTGGCGCTTCTCGGCTACTTCTATCTATACAGCGCAGGCATTCTGGCGTTTATGGCTGGCGTCTATTGGCCCATTGCCATGCAGCTGGACAACTGCTGCTACCCGTTGTCGCCACTGATGACCATGCTACTCAGCCAGGTCTTCTTTGTGGCCGCAGGGATAGGGCTACTTCTGCCTGTCAGCGGCCAGATCGTGTTGTATACAAGTGCCTATCTCGCCCTCTATCTAGTGGACGCCCGCTGGATGAAGGTCTATTGGCCAGCCTGGTACCTTCGCCTGAGACTGGTCCTCACCTCGGTGGTCCTAGTTTGTCAGCTTACAGCGGCAGCCTGGTTTCTCCTGCTGCACACTGCTCACTGA
- a CDS encoding RNA polymerase sigma factor RpoD/SigA: protein MRTTERLGPSPTTPNDGERDSLVGLYFRDASRYELLTDEAERRLSRKLTLCYRIISTELALPEETPQTFREVIGSLGDACAFSSRCRRAFHLATACRRKLIQSNLRLAVHIARRYGQHGIPMSDLIQDANVGLIKAVERFDPTKGFRFSTYAYWWISEEVKRCLQRGTRLVHTPENVVDEIRQLHKVSLRMHQSLGRTPSQSELAREMEASPSRIGELRALATREISTDVPLVEDGSVTLGDSLDAGDQMAPDHPMSDRDRQRTLKSMLSELNDREKDILSRRYGLGLPEPETLQVISDDLGISRERVRQIEKTALKKLQSRYESPEDAFGA, encoded by the coding sequence ATGCGAACGACCGAAAGGCTGGGACCGTCTCCGACAACGCCCAACGATGGTGAAAGGGATTCCCTGGTCGGGCTGTACTTCAGGGATGCGTCCCGGTATGAACTGCTGACAGATGAGGCCGAACGCCGCCTCTCCCGCAAACTGACACTGTGCTACCGAATCATCAGTACCGAACTGGCCCTGCCGGAGGAGACTCCGCAGACGTTCCGGGAAGTGATTGGTAGCCTCGGAGACGCCTGTGCGTTTTCATCTCGATGTCGCCGGGCTTTTCATCTGGCGACCGCCTGTCGTCGCAAGCTGATACAGAGCAATCTGCGTCTGGCGGTGCATATTGCCCGTCGTTACGGGCAGCACGGTATCCCTATGTCTGATCTGATCCAGGACGCCAACGTCGGTCTGATCAAGGCGGTAGAGCGTTTTGATCCCACCAAGGGCTTCCGGTTCTCGACCTATGCCTACTGGTGGATAAGCGAGGAAGTCAAACGCTGCCTGCAGCGTGGGACCCGGTTGGTGCACACACCGGAAAATGTGGTGGATGAAATTCGCCAGCTGCACAAGGTGTCGCTGCGAATGCATCAGAGCCTTGGGCGGACGCCTTCCCAATCGGAGCTTGCCCGCGAAATGGAGGCAAGTCCGTCCAGGATCGGCGAGCTAAGGGCGCTGGCGACCCGGGAGATATCAACGGATGTTCCCCTTGTTGAGGACGGGTCCGTCACCCTGGGAGACAGCCTGGACGCCGGCGACCAGATGGCGCCGGATCATCCGATGTCGGACAGGGATCGACAACGCACCCTGAAATCGATGCTTAGCGAGCTGAATGATCGTGAGAAAGACATTCTGTCGCGTCGTTATGGTCTGGGACTGCCGGAACCGGAAACGCTGCAGGTTATTTCCGACGATCTTGGCATCAGCAGAGAGCGGGTGCGTCAGATCGAGAAAACCGCTTTGAAGAAGTTGCAGAGTCGTTACGAATCCCCCGAAGACGCGTTTGGAGCCTGA
- a CDS encoding aspartate kinase codes for MTSQLHTVEKIGGTSMSNYEAVRDNIIIGNRKKDNLYQRIFVVSAYGGVTNELLEHKKTGEPGVYALFADAESDWAWGDDLTKLVKFLTDINGELFEDPMLKQQADQFITDRIEGVRGCLIDLQRLCSYGQFQLEEHLLTVREMLAGIGEAHSAFNTALKLQQEGINARFVDLTGWRDNELLPLDEKLKQAFDAVDLTRELPIVTGYAQCKEGLMRTFDRGYSEMTFSRVAVITEAREAIIHKEYHLSSADPNIVGADKVVPLGRTNYDVADQLANLGMEAIHPRAGKGMRQNEIPLRVMNTFEPEHTGTLITGDYVSEKPQVEIIAGAKGVFAVEVFDQDMQGEPGSDRRILDVLGRFKVRFLSKDTNANTITHYVGSTLKHVKRVVKALKEEFPNAEINTRKVAVVSAIGSDMKVPGILARSVKALADEEISILALHQCMRQVDIQFVVDEDDYEKTIVALHGVLIEPHNHEYAIVAA; via the coding sequence ATGACCAGCCAACTACATACCGTTGAGAAAATCGGCGGCACCTCGATGAGTAACTACGAGGCCGTCCGTGACAACATCATTATCGGTAATCGCAAGAAGGATAACCTGTACCAGCGCATTTTTGTGGTCTCTGCCTATGGTGGCGTGACCAACGAACTGCTGGAACACAAGAAGACCGGTGAGCCAGGCGTTTATGCCCTGTTTGCGGATGCAGAGTCTGACTGGGCCTGGGGTGACGACCTCACCAAACTGGTCAAGTTCCTGACCGACATCAACGGCGAGCTGTTCGAAGACCCGATGCTGAAGCAGCAGGCGGACCAGTTTATCACCGACCGGATTGAAGGTGTTCGGGGTTGCCTGATCGACCTGCAGCGCCTGTGCTCCTATGGCCAGTTCCAGCTGGAAGAGCATCTGCTGACGGTGCGTGAAATGCTGGCAGGTATTGGCGAGGCTCACAGTGCCTTCAATACCGCCCTGAAGCTCCAGCAGGAAGGCATCAATGCCCGCTTTGTGGATTTGACCGGCTGGCGCGATAACGAGTTACTGCCGCTGGACGAAAAGCTCAAGCAGGCCTTCGATGCGGTAGACCTCACCCGTGAGCTGCCGATCGTGACCGGTTATGCCCAGTGCAAGGAAGGTCTGATGCGTACCTTCGACCGGGGTTACAGCGAGATGACCTTCAGCCGGGTAGCGGTAATCACCGAGGCTCGGGAGGCGATTATCCACAAGGAATACCACCTGAGCTCTGCCGACCCCAACATCGTCGGCGCAGACAAGGTGGTGCCCCTCGGTCGCACCAATTACGACGTGGCCGACCAGCTGGCCAACCTGGGCATGGAAGCGATTCATCCCCGTGCCGGTAAAGGCATGCGCCAGAACGAGATTCCGCTGCGTGTGATGAACACCTTTGAGCCGGAGCACACCGGTACGCTGATCACCGGCGATTACGTCAGTGAGAAGCCTCAGGTGGAGATCATCGCGGGCGCCAAAGGCGTTTTTGCCGTGGAAGTGTTCGATCAGGACATGCAGGGCGAGCCGGGCTCCGATCGCCGTATTCTGGATGTCTTGGGCCGTTTCAAGGTTCGGTTCTTGTCCAAGGACACCAACGCCAACACCATTACCCACTACGTGGGCAGCACGCTGAAACACGTCAAGCGGGTGGTCAAGGCGCTGAAGGAAGAGTTCCCCAATGCCGAAATCAACACCCGGAAGGTGGCGGTTGTTTCGGCCATCGGCAGCGATATGAAGGTTCCGGGTATTCTGGCCCGGTCTGTGAAGGCGCTGGCCGATGAGGAAATCAGCATTCTGGCGCTGCACCAGTGCATGCGTCAGGTGGACATCCAGTTCGTGGTGGATGAGGATGACTACGAGAAGACGATCGTTGCTCTGCACGGCGTTCTGATCGAGCCTCACAACCATGAGTATGCGATCGTCGCAGCCTGA
- the ectB gene encoding diaminobutyrate--2-oxoglutarate transaminase: protein MEIFKSTESEVRVYSRAFPVIFNRAKNAHLYTEDGKEYLDFLAGAGSLNYGHNNDTLKKALLEYIEADGVSQGLDMFTTAKHDFMESYKKHILDPRGLDYKMQFTGPTGTNCVEAALKLARKVKGRSGIISFTNGFHGVTMGAVATTGNKHHRGGVGTPLGNVDFMFYDGYLGDDVDTLAIMDKLLSDGSSGFELPAAVIVEAVQGEGGLNACRAEWLKGLSELCKKHDILLILDDIQAGNGRTGEFFSFEFAGIKPDIVTVSKSLSGYGLPMALVLFKPELDVWDPGEHNGTFRGNNMAFTTARAAVENYWKDDAFANEVKAKTKVLGDALQSICDKYPGQFKMKGRGLMRGIEAKHADITGPITKRAFEHGLIIETSGPNDEVIKCLMPLTTSEEDLKKGAALLAKSVDEIMQEGLSKAS from the coding sequence ATGGAAATTTTCAAGTCGACTGAATCCGAAGTACGTGTATACAGCCGTGCGTTTCCGGTTATCTTCAACCGCGCCAAGAACGCGCACCTGTACACCGAAGATGGCAAGGAATACCTGGATTTTCTCGCCGGCGCCGGGTCCCTTAACTACGGCCACAACAACGACACCCTGAAGAAGGCTTTGCTTGAGTATATCGAGGCAGACGGCGTGAGCCAGGGCCTGGATATGTTTACCACGGCCAAGCACGACTTCATGGAATCCTACAAGAAGCACATTCTGGATCCCCGTGGTCTGGACTACAAAATGCAGTTCACCGGTCCGACCGGCACCAACTGTGTGGAAGCAGCCCTGAAGCTGGCCCGCAAGGTTAAAGGCCGCAGTGGCATCATCTCGTTCACCAATGGTTTCCATGGCGTCACCATGGGTGCCGTTGCCACCACCGGTAACAAGCACCACCGGGGTGGTGTTGGCACCCCCCTGGGCAATGTCGACTTCATGTTTTATGACGGCTACCTGGGCGACGATGTCGATACCCTGGCGATCATGGATAAACTGCTGAGCGACGGCTCCTCCGGTTTTGAACTGCCAGCGGCGGTAATCGTCGAAGCGGTTCAGGGCGAAGGCGGTCTGAACGCTTGTCGCGCGGAATGGCTGAAAGGTCTGTCGGAGCTGTGCAAGAAGCACGATATTCTGCTGATTCTGGATGATATCCAGGCGGGCAACGGCCGTACCGGTGAGTTCTTCAGCTTTGAATTCGCCGGCATCAAGCCGGACATCGTAACGGTTTCCAAGTCACTTAGTGGCTACGGTCTGCCGATGGCCCTGGTGCTGTTCAAGCCGGAACTGGACGTGTGGGATCCGGGCGAGCACAACGGTACCTTCCGCGGCAACAACATGGCGTTTACCACTGCTCGCGCTGCTGTCGAGAACTACTGGAAAGACGATGCCTTTGCCAATGAGGTGAAGGCCAAGACCAAGGTGCTGGGCGATGCCCTTCAGTCGATTTGCGACAAGTACCCCGGTCAGTTCAAAATGAAGGGGCGCGGTTTGATGCGTGGTATTGAAGCAAAGCACGCAGACATCACAGGCCCGATTACCAAACGTGCCTTCGAGCACGGCCTGATCATCGAGACCAGTGGTCCGAATGATGAAGTCATCAAGTGCCTGATGCCGCTTACAACCAGCGAGGAAGACCTCAAGAAAGGGGCTGCTCTGCTGGCAAAAAGTGTGGACGAAATCATGCAGGAAGGGCTTAGCAAGGCGTCGTAA
- the ectA gene encoding diaminobutyrate acetyltransferase translates to MTSEGSNTTAITLRTPVKDDGFRLHQLVAECPPLDPNSIYCNLLQCSHFAETGVAAEKDGDLVGFISGYIPPQQPETVFVWQVAVHEKGRGQGLAKRMLKEIVGRDACKNVTHMETTITEDNEASWALFRSFARDMGAELTYHEHFEKETHFGGKHDSEFLLRIGPFTKPA, encoded by the coding sequence ATGACCTCAGAAGGATCGAATACCACCGCCATCACGCTTCGCACACCGGTGAAAGATGATGGCTTCAGGCTCCACCAGCTGGTGGCAGAGTGCCCGCCGCTGGACCCCAACTCGATTTACTGCAACCTCTTGCAGTGCAGCCACTTTGCCGAAACCGGCGTGGCCGCGGAGAAGGACGGCGATCTGGTCGGCTTTATCTCCGGATACATCCCTCCTCAACAGCCCGAAACCGTGTTCGTCTGGCAGGTGGCCGTGCATGAGAAAGGTCGTGGACAGGGCCTGGCCAAGCGGATGCTGAAAGAAATCGTTGGCCGTGATGCGTGCAAGAACGTCACCCACATGGAGACAACCATCACCGAAGACAACGAGGCTTCATGGGCGCTGTTCCGTTCATTCGCCCGCGATATGGGAGCCGAGCTCACCTACCACGAGCATTTCGAGAAAGAGACCCACTTTGGCGGCAAGCACGATTCCGAGTTCTTGCTGCGTATAGGGCCTTTCACGAAGCCAGCCTGA
- a CDS encoding sodium:solute symporter family transporter produces the protein MNFTEASLFWGFLLVYGVVMYWLSPRSKNANSFYKGADDQGNPVGQWSLTASIFISWIFAKSVTNAANLGAAYGVVGGLAYASYWLSIPVAGYVIYLIRTQTGARSLQDFLTSRFGRLASLAFAAAILIRLYNEVWSNTAVVGGYFGLPGEWEYYAAAMLFTVFTLAYSLKGGLRSSIFTDVIQAFVFVFFVGAVLFLIIPANDTSALLTNGEFRLNAGFDLLLVALLQLFSYPFHDPVLTDRGFVNREKTMLKSFVVAGLLGFVAVFIFSLVGVHARLNGIEAMGNAPAAVGQSLGLAALFFMSVVMMTSAGSTLDSTFTSLAKSLAVDLPRLAQRASDKLPSMRVGAVVMVIFAFLGNLPMFAGTDILKATTISGTMVMGLAPVFLFYGFTKWSPWSFHLSFWTGLGLGVLLAVGLIPASWAIGDGKYAMLLGVNAYGFLICTAGFFTPLLLRRLAGRSLAAGEA, from the coding sequence ATGAACTTCACAGAGGCCTCCCTGTTCTGGGGATTCCTGCTGGTCTACGGCGTGGTGATGTATTGGCTGTCGCCCAGGAGCAAGAACGCGAATTCGTTCTATAAGGGTGCCGATGACCAGGGTAACCCGGTGGGGCAGTGGTCGCTGACGGCGAGTATTTTTATCAGCTGGATCTTTGCCAAGTCGGTGACCAATGCGGCGAACCTGGGTGCGGCTTATGGGGTGGTGGGCGGTCTGGCCTATGCCAGTTACTGGCTGTCGATTCCTGTGGCGGGGTATGTGATTTACCTGATCCGGACCCAGACCGGGGCCAGGAGCCTGCAGGATTTTCTGACTTCCCGGTTTGGCCGGCTGGCCAGTCTGGCGTTTGCGGCGGCGATTCTGATCCGGCTTTATAACGAAGTCTGGAGCAACACGGCGGTGGTGGGCGGCTATTTCGGGTTGCCCGGTGAGTGGGAGTATTACGCGGCGGCGATGCTGTTTACGGTGTTTACTCTGGCCTACAGCCTGAAGGGTGGGCTGCGGTCGTCGATTTTCACTGATGTGATTCAGGCCTTTGTGTTTGTGTTCTTTGTTGGGGCGGTGCTGTTCCTGATCATACCCGCCAACGATACCAGCGCCCTGCTGACCAACGGCGAGTTCCGGCTCAATGCCGGCTTTGATCTCTTGCTGGTGGCTTTGCTGCAGCTGTTCAGTTATCCGTTCCACGATCCGGTGCTGACCGACCGGGGCTTTGTGAACAGGGAAAAGACCATGCTCAAGAGTTTTGTGGTGGCCGGGCTACTGGGCTTCGTAGCGGTGTTTATCTTCAGTCTGGTGGGTGTTCACGCCCGGCTTAACGGCATTGAGGCCATGGGCAACGCGCCTGCTGCCGTGGGCCAGTCGCTGGGCCTGGCGGCGTTGTTCTTTATGAGCGTGGTGATGATGACCTCGGCGGGGTCCACTCTGGATTCCACTTTCACGTCGCTGGCCAAGTCGCTGGCGGTAGATCTGCCCAGGCTGGCGCAACGTGCCTCTGACAAGCTGCCGAGCATGCGGGTGGGTGCGGTCGTGATGGTTATCTTTGCCTTCCTGGGCAACCTGCCGATGTTCGCCGGCACCGATATCCTCAAGGCCACAACCATCTCCGGGACGATGGTCATGGGGCTGGCGCCGGTGTTCCTGTTCTACGGTTTCACCAAGTGGTCGCCCTGGAGTTTCCATCTGAGTTTCTGGACCGGTCTGGGCCTTGGCGTGTTGCTGGCGGTTGGTCTGATTCCGGCAAGCTGGGCCATTGGCGATGGCAAGTACGCCATGTTGCTGGGCGTTAACGCCTACGGCTTCCTGATCTGCACGGCTGGCTTCTTTACGCCTTTATTGCTCCGTCGTCTTGCCGGTCGGTCGCTGGCGGCGGGGGAGGCCTGA
- a CDS encoding radical SAM protein produces the protein MPLTETRTARKQRIPAVEVLEPRARDSWTHTRNGDPRGYIDADKLKELWIHTGTACNLACPFCLEGSHPGDGRIPGMKLSDVKPFIHEAIDMGVEQFSFTGGEPFVIRDFVNILNYASQHRPCFVLTNATEPLHKRQHQVLPLRDNPYPIHFRVSLDFPDRARHDKDRGDGSFDEALQGIRWLVDQGFKVSIARQTDPEEIPADVEAAFHDIFREWGIPENLAFTAFPDLGTPGSEDGSPEITETCMEKYPTKEARSHFMCTYTRMLVKKGDEVRVYACTLVDDDPQYDLGGTLAESMDERIMLRHHRCFSCYRFGASCSAPA, from the coding sequence ATGCCCCTGACTGAAACCAGAACGGCCCGGAAACAACGCATCCCGGCCGTGGAAGTCCTCGAGCCCCGGGCCCGTGATAGCTGGACCCACACCCGCAATGGCGACCCGAGAGGGTACATTGATGCGGACAAGCTGAAAGAGCTGTGGATCCACACCGGCACCGCCTGCAACCTGGCCTGCCCCTTCTGCCTGGAAGGTTCCCATCCCGGCGATGGCCGCATTCCGGGCATGAAGCTCAGTGATGTAAAGCCGTTTATCCACGAAGCCATCGACATGGGCGTGGAGCAGTTTTCCTTCACCGGTGGTGAGCCCTTTGTGATCCGGGACTTCGTCAATATTCTGAATTACGCCAGCCAGCACCGGCCCTGCTTCGTGCTGACCAACGCCACCGAGCCGCTGCACAAGCGACAGCATCAGGTACTGCCTTTGCGGGACAACCCCTACCCGATTCATTTCCGGGTCAGCCTGGACTTCCCGGACAGGGCCCGTCACGACAAGGACCGCGGCGACGGCAGCTTCGATGAGGCCTTGCAGGGCATCCGCTGGCTGGTCGATCAGGGCTTCAAGGTGTCCATTGCCCGCCAGACCGATCCGGAGGAAATTCCGGCAGATGTCGAAGCCGCGTTCCATGACATCTTCCGGGAGTGGGGCATTCCGGAGAACCTGGCATTCACCGCATTTCCGGATCTGGGTACGCCAGGCTCGGAAGACGGCAGCCCGGAGATTACCGAGACCTGCATGGAGAAGTATCCGACCAAGGAGGCTCGCTCCCATTTCATGTGCACCTATACGCGGATGCTGGTGAAGAAGGGCGATGAGGTTCGGGTGTATGCCTGCACTTTGGTGGACGATGACCCGCAGTATGACCTGGGGGGGACGCTGGCCGAGAGTATGGATGAGCGCATTATGTTGCGGCATCACCGGTGTTTTTCCTGTTACCGCTTTGGGGCTAGTTGTTCGGCGCCTGCCTGA
- a CDS encoding FAD-dependent oxidoreductase — protein sequence MTLKKWILVALIAAVVVGFIASGGSELLTLENLKENQQSLGNWIDQNLLVAVLGFVVVYVVVTALSLPGATIMTLAGGAFFGNLYGLAAVSVASTIGASLAFLVARFLMRDTLRKRYGETVAKMDRGIEKDGAFYLATLRLVPVFPFFLINLAMGLTAMKLRTYALVSWIAMLPGTFVYVNAGTQLGQIQSTGDIVSADLLLSFALLGLFPLIAKFVVGFIRRRKVYAGWQKPEHFDYNLLVIGGGSAGLVSAYIAAAVKAKVALIEKHKMGGDCLNTGCVPSKALIRSAKAADTLRHANRYGLESVPVKGSFKTIMNRVKDVIAKVEPHDSPERYRKLGVECIAGEASFVSPWELEVRHNDGRTERLTARSIVVATGGKPAVPPIPGLKDMQPLTSDNLWELEEQPERLLVLGGGPIGSELAHAFARLGSKVTQVEMGERLLAREDEDVSELVLKQFQADGVDVRLKHSAAEFRIEEGEKVAYCEHDGERVRIPFDQVLVAVGRAANTAGLNLERIGVDTLPNGTVPVEEDMSLRYPNVFACGDVAGPYQFTHAAAHQAWYAAVNGLFGQFKRFKVDYRVMPWVTFTSPEVARVGLSEAEATAQGVAYEVTRYGLDDLDRAIAESEDHGFIKVLTPPGKDKILGAVVVGSHAGEILAEFTLAMKHGLGLNKILGTIHPYPTWNESAKYAAGEWKRAHAPEGILKLLEKLHGWRRGKNTNTPRSIYAPD from the coding sequence ATGACACTCAAGAAATGGATTCTGGTCGCGTTGATTGCGGCTGTGGTTGTCGGGTTTATTGCCAGTGGCGGTAGCGAGCTTCTGACTCTCGAGAACCTGAAGGAAAACCAACAGTCCCTCGGTAACTGGATTGACCAGAATCTGTTGGTTGCGGTGCTGGGCTTCGTTGTTGTTTATGTCGTGGTAACAGCCCTCTCTCTGCCAGGCGCTACCATCATGACGCTGGCCGGTGGTGCGTTTTTCGGCAATCTCTACGGTCTGGCAGCCGTCTCCGTTGCTTCAACTATCGGTGCGTCGCTTGCTTTCCTGGTGGCGCGGTTCCTGATGCGAGACACGCTTCGAAAACGGTATGGCGAAACCGTGGCGAAGATGGATCGCGGCATTGAGAAAGACGGCGCCTTCTACCTTGCAACCCTGCGGCTTGTGCCGGTGTTTCCCTTCTTCCTGATCAACCTGGCCATGGGCCTGACGGCCATGAAACTGCGCACCTATGCGCTGGTAAGCTGGATCGCCATGTTGCCTGGCACCTTTGTTTACGTGAACGCCGGCACCCAGTTGGGCCAGATCCAGTCCACCGGGGACATTGTCTCGGCCGATCTGCTGCTCTCCTTCGCGCTGCTGGGCCTGTTCCCGCTGATTGCCAAATTTGTGGTGGGCTTTATCCGCCGCCGCAAAGTGTACGCCGGCTGGCAGAAGCCCGAACATTTCGATTACAACCTGCTGGTGATTGGCGGTGGCTCCGCGGGTCTGGTCTCGGCCTATATTGCCGCAGCCGTGAAAGCCAAGGTGGCTCTGATAGAGAAGCACAAGATGGGTGGCGATTGCCTGAATACCGGCTGCGTGCCCTCCAAGGCTCTGATCCGCAGCGCCAAGGCCGCTGATACCCTGCGCCATGCCAATCGGTACGGGCTGGAATCGGTGCCGGTTAAAGGCTCGTTCAAGACCATCATGAATCGGGTCAAGGATGTTATCGCCAAAGTGGAGCCCCACGACTCCCCGGAGCGTTACCGAAAGCTGGGCGTGGAATGTATCGCCGGTGAAGCCAGCTTCGTGTCGCCCTGGGAGCTTGAGGTCCGGCACAACGATGGCCGCACCGAGCGCCTGACTGCCCGCAGTATCGTCGTTGCCACCGGCGGTAAGCCGGCCGTACCTCCGATCCCTGGTCTCAAGGACATGCAGCCGCTGACGTCCGACAACCTGTGGGAGCTGGAAGAGCAGCCGGAACGTCTGTTGGTGCTGGGCGGTGGTCCGATTGGCTCTGAACTGGCCCATGCCTTTGCCCGACTGGGCAGCAAGGTGACCCAGGTGGAGATGGGCGAGCGCCTGCTGGCCAGGGAGGATGAGGATGTCTCCGAACTGGTTCTGAAGCAGTTCCAGGCGGACGGTGTGGATGTCCGGCTGAAACATTCCGCCGCCGAGTTCCGTATAGAGGAAGGAGAGAAGGTTGCGTACTGCGAGCATGACGGTGAGCGGGTACGTATCCCCTTCGACCAGGTGCTCGTGGCCGTTGGCCGTGCGGCCAACACCGCCGGCCTGAACCTTGAGCGGATTGGTGTGGATACCCTGCCGAACGGAACCGTACCGGTGGAAGAAGACATGAGCCTGAGGTACCCGAATGTATTTGCCTGCGGCGATGTGGCTGGTCCTTACCAGTTTACCCACGCGGCGGCCCATCAGGCCTGGTACGCGGCGGTCAACGGTCTGTTCGGGCAGTTCAAGCGCTTCAAGGTAGACTACCGCGTAATGCCCTGGGTGACCTTTACCTCGCCGGAAGTGGCGCGGGTGGGACTCAGTGAAGCCGAGGCAACCGCGCAGGGCGTGGCCTACGAAGTGACCCGCTACGGGCTGGATGATCTGGATCGCGCCATTGCCGAGAGTGAGGATCATGGTTTTATCAAGGTGCTGACCCCGCCGGGCAAGGACAAGATCCTGGGCGCCGTTGTGGTTGGCAGCCACGCCGGGGAAATCCTGGCCGAATTCACCCTGGCCATGAAACACGGCCTGGGCCTGAACAAGATCCTGGGCACCATTCACCCGTACCCGACCTGGAACGAGTCGGCGAAATACGCTGCCGGTGAATGGAAGCGCGCTCATGCCCCCGAGGGCATTCTGAAGCTGCTTGAGAAACTGCACGGCTGGCGCCGTGGGAAAAACACGAATACACCGAGGAGCATCTATGCCCCTGACTGA
- a CDS encoding EthD family reductase → MIKVSVMYPKTAESNFDLAYYRDTHMALVRDRLGDACKRTAIESGLAGGAPGEGPTYIAMGHMYFDSVGDFQTAFGPHAKEILGDIPNFTNVQPTVQISDVIE, encoded by the coding sequence ATGATCAAAGTCAGCGTCATGTATCCGAAAACCGCCGAGAGCAACTTTGACCTCGCCTACTACCGAGACACGCATATGGCGTTGGTACGCGACAGGCTGGGCGATGCCTGCAAGCGCACAGCCATCGAATCCGGGTTGGCCGGCGGCGCCCCGGGAGAGGGCCCCACTTACATTGCCATGGGCCATATGTATTTTGACTCTGTTGGTGATTTCCAAACCGCGTTCGGCCCCCATGCCAAGGAAATCCTTGGCGACATTCCAAACTTCACCAACGTTCAGCCAACGGTCCAGATCAGCGACGTTATCGAATAA